In one window of Corynebacterium incognita DNA:
- a CDS encoding ABC transporter ATP-binding protein, whose amino-acid sequence MTNNTSTTSELSDQDILELQEKVGSDPWSGSAPRKAKNFRAAAGRLFSLLSPYKAQIALVFLLVTLSVVLSVYAPRVTGYAMDVIFAGAIGSRLPAGVSQEQVIEGLRAQGQNTFADMLSGMEVVPGEGIDFDRLGQLIALIIGLYVVSSLFMWLEGFILNRLVMKAVYQLRADVEAKINRLPLSYFDTRQRGDVLSRTTNDVDNVQQALQQALSQAFNSVLMIIGITGMMFWVSWQLALVALLSIPLTGVVIGIIGARSQKQFTTQWRATGELNGHVEETFSGHEVMQIFGRTDQARETFAERNEELFEASSMAQFLSGMMMPIMQFVSYLSYVAIAVLGGLKVATGSLTLGDATAFIQYSRQFNQPLGELGGMMQMVQSGVASAERVFELLDAEEQTPDSAAAEVAGRSRGLVEFHDVDFSYSPDKPLIEDLSLRVEPGQTAAIVGPTGAGKTTLVNLIMRFYEINDGAIRLDGVDIRDLSRHDLRSQVGMVLQDAVLFEGTIMDNIRYGRLDATDEEVIAAAKATYVDRFVHSLPDGYDTQVDNEGGSLSAGERQLITIARAFLAQPALLILDEATSSVDTRTEVLVQEAMNALRAERTSFVIAHRLSTIRDADLILVMESGRIVEQGTHAELLAAGGAYASLHEAQFAEDD is encoded by the coding sequence ATGACCAACAATACTTCCACCACCAGCGAGCTCAGCGATCAGGACATCCTGGAATTGCAAGAAAAAGTCGGCTCCGATCCGTGGTCGGGCTCGGCGCCGCGCAAGGCCAAGAACTTCCGTGCAGCGGCCGGCCGTCTGTTTTCGCTGCTGTCCCCCTACAAGGCACAGATCGCCTTAGTGTTCCTTCTCGTCACCTTATCCGTGGTGCTCTCGGTCTACGCCCCGCGCGTCACCGGCTACGCCATGGATGTCATCTTCGCCGGCGCCATTGGCTCCCGCCTGCCCGCCGGTGTCAGCCAGGAACAGGTGATTGAGGGCCTGCGCGCCCAGGGCCAAAACACCTTCGCGGACATGTTATCCGGCATGGAGGTCGTGCCTGGCGAAGGCATCGACTTCGACCGCCTGGGCCAGCTCATCGCGCTCATCATCGGGCTGTACGTGGTGTCCTCGCTGTTCATGTGGTTGGAAGGCTTCATCCTCAACCGCCTGGTCATGAAGGCCGTGTACCAGTTGCGCGCGGACGTCGAGGCAAAGATTAACCGCCTGCCACTGTCCTATTTTGATACCCGCCAGCGCGGCGACGTCCTGTCCCGCACCACCAACGACGTGGACAATGTCCAACAGGCACTGCAACAGGCGCTGTCTCAGGCCTTCAACTCCGTGCTCATGATCATCGGCATCACCGGCATGATGTTCTGGGTGTCCTGGCAGCTGGCCCTCGTGGCGCTGCTGTCCATCCCGCTGACCGGTGTGGTCATCGGCATTATCGGTGCGCGATCCCAGAAGCAGTTCACCACGCAGTGGCGGGCCACGGGCGAACTCAACGGCCACGTGGAGGAAACCTTCTCCGGCCACGAGGTCATGCAGATCTTCGGCCGCACGGACCAGGCCCGCGAGACCTTCGCGGAGCGCAACGAGGAGCTATTCGAGGCCTCATCCATGGCGCAGTTCCTCTCCGGCATGATGATGCCAATCATGCAGTTCGTGTCCTACCTGTCGTATGTGGCCATTGCGGTCTTGGGTGGTCTCAAGGTGGCCACGGGCTCGCTGACGCTGGGCGACGCCACGGCGTTTATCCAGTACTCCCGCCAATTCAACCAGCCCCTGGGTGAGCTCGGCGGCATGATGCAGATGGTGCAGTCCGGCGTGGCGTCGGCGGAGCGCGTGTTCGAGCTTCTCGACGCCGAGGAACAGACCCCGGACTCCGCCGCAGCCGAGGTCGCGGGCCGCTCCCGCGGCCTCGTGGAATTTCACGACGTTGACTTCTCCTACTCGCCGGACAAACCACTCATCGAGGACTTGAGCCTGCGGGTGGAGCCGGGCCAGACCGCGGCAATCGTGGGCCCGACCGGCGCGGGTAAGACCACGCTGGTCAACCTCATCATGCGCTTCTACGAAATCAACGACGGCGCCATCCGCCTCGACGGCGTGGACATCCGCGACCTCTCCCGCCACGACCTGCGCTCGCAGGTGGGCATGGTGCTGCAGGACGCGGTGCTGTTTGAGGGCACCATCATGGACAACATCCGCTACGGCCGCCTGGACGCCACCGACGAGGAAGTCATCGCCGCGGCGAAGGCCACGTACGTGGACCGCTTCGTGCACTCCCTGCCGGACGGCTACGACACCCAGGTGGATAACGAGGGCGGCTCGCTGTCCGCCGGTGAGCGCCAGCTCATCACCATCGCGCGCGCCTTCCTGGCGCAGCCGGCGCTACTCATTCTGGATGAGGCCACCTCGTCCGTGGATACCCGCACCGAGGTGTTGGTTCAGGAGGCCATGAATGCCCTGCGCGCCGAGCGCACGTCGTTCGTCATCGCGCACCGCCTGTCCACGATCCGCGACGCGGACCTCATCCTCGTCATGGAGTCCGGCCGCATCGTGGAGCAGGGCACGCACGCCGAGCTACTCGCCGCGGGCGGTGCCTACGCCAGCCTGCACGAGGCGCAGTTCGCCGAGGACGACTAG
- a CDS encoding alpha/beta hydrolase, producing the protein MEGTSHWGTYVGKELPQVLSDEFHANDRMAVAGLSMSGSGALDLAAQYPQTFDAAASFSGFPATSSPLGRVVALGVMAKSTANPMRAWGYLDDPAWAAHDPARNVHILRRHNTKVFVSAATGVPGPLDVNYGTEAYTWMAGAEVVSRHLTDGYARRARAAGVDLTYYRVPRGSHTYGIFEHSLHKAWYKVLAPALRTR; encoded by the coding sequence ATCGAAGGCACGTCTCACTGGGGCACGTACGTGGGCAAGGAATTGCCCCAGGTCCTCAGCGACGAATTTCACGCCAACGACCGCATGGCGGTAGCCGGGCTGTCCATGTCCGGTTCCGGAGCCCTCGACCTGGCGGCGCAGTATCCACAGACTTTCGACGCCGCGGCCTCCTTCTCCGGCTTCCCTGCCACCAGTTCCCCTCTCGGCCGCGTCGTGGCTCTGGGTGTGATGGCCAAATCCACCGCTAACCCGATGCGGGCCTGGGGCTACCTCGACGATCCCGCGTGGGCCGCCCACGATCCCGCCCGCAACGTCCACATCCTGCGCCGCCACAACACCAAGGTGTTCGTCTCCGCGGCCACCGGGGTCCCCGGTCCCCTGGACGTGAACTACGGCACGGAGGCCTACACTTGGATGGCCGGTGCGGAGGTAGTGTCTCGACACCTCACAGATGGCTACGCCCGCCGCGCCCGCGCCGCTGGCGTGGATCTCACCTATTACCGCGTCCCACGCGGCTCGCACACCTATGGCATTTTTGAGCATTCTCTACACAAAGCCTGGTACAAAGTATTGGCGCCTGCGCTGCGCACGCGCTAA
- the purF gene encoding amidophosphoribosyltransferase, which translates to MQKHQLSNLDDHGEQEPREECGVFGVWAPGEEVAKLSYFGLFALQHRGQEAAGIAVGDDDRLVVFKDMGLVSQIFDESILDSLHGNVAVGHTRYSTAGGKEWSNVQPMFGTSPSGVDIALCHNGNLVNYLELRDEAMECGVISPAEPHVSDTMVMSTLLSDGVTDEVSVFDSALDLLPRIKGAFCLTFTDGHTLYAARDSHGVRPLVLGRLPQGWVVASETCALDIVGAYFVREVEPGELIAIDESGIRSARFAETTHHGCVFEYVYLARPDSDIRGRSVNATRVDIGRRLARHFPADGADLVIPVPESGNPAAVGYARESGITFAQGLVKNAYVGRTFIQPTQTLRQLGIRLKLNPLREVIAGKKLVVVDDSIVRGNTQRALIRMLREAGAAEVHVRIASPPVKWPCFYGIDFASPGELIANVNPSDDPDVVCETIREAIGADSLGFVSIEEMVAATEQPRAELCTACFDGHYPLGLPAGNPNAEAARKLLETQDKPLPNPA; encoded by the coding sequence GTGCAAAAACATCAGCTGTCGAACCTTGACGATCACGGCGAGCAAGAACCACGCGAAGAATGTGGTGTATTCGGCGTCTGGGCGCCAGGGGAGGAAGTGGCGAAACTCAGCTACTTCGGCCTTTTTGCCCTCCAACACCGCGGTCAGGAGGCAGCGGGCATTGCAGTAGGCGATGACGACCGGCTGGTGGTTTTCAAAGACATGGGCCTAGTCTCCCAGATCTTTGACGAGTCCATTTTGGACTCCCTCCATGGCAACGTGGCGGTAGGCCACACCCGCTATTCCACCGCGGGCGGCAAAGAATGGTCCAACGTCCAACCGATGTTTGGCACCTCTCCTTCGGGCGTGGACATCGCGCTGTGCCACAACGGCAACTTGGTCAATTACCTCGAACTGCGCGATGAGGCGATGGAATGCGGCGTGATTAGCCCGGCAGAGCCACATGTCTCCGACACCATGGTGATGTCGACCTTGCTTTCCGACGGCGTGACGGACGAGGTCAGCGTGTTCGACTCGGCGCTCGACCTGCTGCCGCGTATCAAGGGCGCATTCTGTCTCACCTTCACCGACGGGCATACCCTGTACGCCGCGCGCGATTCCCACGGCGTCCGACCGTTAGTGCTGGGCCGACTGCCCCAGGGCTGGGTGGTGGCCTCCGAAACCTGCGCCTTGGACATCGTGGGTGCGTACTTCGTCCGCGAGGTCGAACCGGGTGAGCTGATCGCGATTGATGAGTCCGGCATTCGCTCCGCGCGTTTCGCAGAGACCACCCACCACGGCTGCGTCTTCGAGTACGTGTACCTGGCGCGCCCGGATTCCGATATCCGTGGCCGCAGCGTCAACGCCACTCGCGTGGACATCGGCCGTCGCCTGGCGCGCCATTTCCCGGCAGACGGCGCGGACCTGGTCATCCCGGTTCCGGAGTCAGGTAACCCCGCGGCCGTGGGCTACGCCCGCGAGTCCGGCATCACCTTCGCCCAAGGCCTGGTGAAGAATGCCTACGTGGGCCGGACCTTTATCCAGCCCACCCAGACGTTGCGCCAGCTGGGTATCCGCCTCAAGCTCAACCCGCTGCGCGAGGTCATCGCAGGCAAGAAGCTCGTGGTGGTGGACGATTCCATTGTCCGCGGCAACACCCAGCGCGCACTCATCCGCATGCTGCGCGAAGCCGGTGCCGCCGAGGTCCACGTGCGCATCGCCTCCCCACCGGTGAAGTGGCCGTGCTTCTACGGCATTGACTTCGCCAGCCCCGGCGAGCTCATCGCTAACGTCAATCCTTCTGACGATCCGGACGTGGTGTGCGAGACTATCCGTGAAGCCATCGGAGCGGACTCGTTGGGCTTCGTGTCCATAGAGGAGATGGTGGCAGCCACCGAGCAGCCCCGCGCGGAGCTATGCACCGCGTGCTTCGACGGCCACTACCCGCTGGGACTGCCCGCCGGTAACCCAAACGCCGAGGCCGCCCGCAAGCTCCTGGAAACACAAGACAAACCGCTGCCGAACCCCGCCTAG
- the purM gene encoding phosphoribosylformylglycinamidine cyclo-ligase has translation MTENAKPTYAAAGVDIEAGDRAVELIKSHAKRATRPEVRGGLGGFAGLFELGKYNNPILAAGSDGVGTKLAVAQAMDKHDTIGIDLVAMCVDDLVVCGAEPLFLQDYIAVGKVYPEKVADIVGGIAEGCVQAGCALLGGETAEHPGVMEEGDYDVSATAVGVVEADELLGPDKVREGDAIIAMDSSGLHSNGYSLARHVLLDTLKLPLDGYMEELGRTLGEELLEPTRIYAQDCLALAAECEVSTFCHVTGGGLAGNLERVIPEGLVADVQRSTWTPGQIFRTIASLGKVELAEMEKTFNMGVGMIAVVSQKDKDRALAMLTARHLEAWELGEVRAAEDSDNARVVMHGEHPNF, from the coding sequence ATGACTGAAAACGCTAAGCCCACCTACGCCGCAGCCGGCGTGGACATCGAAGCAGGCGACCGCGCCGTCGAACTCATCAAGTCTCACGCCAAGCGCGCCACCCGCCCCGAGGTGCGCGGCGGGCTCGGCGGGTTCGCTGGGCTGTTTGAACTGGGCAAGTACAATAACCCGATCTTGGCCGCCGGCTCTGATGGCGTGGGCACCAAGCTCGCGGTGGCACAGGCTATGGATAAACACGACACCATTGGCATCGACCTGGTGGCGATGTGCGTGGATGACCTCGTCGTGTGCGGTGCGGAGCCGCTGTTCCTGCAGGACTACATCGCCGTGGGCAAGGTGTACCCGGAGAAGGTGGCTGACATCGTGGGTGGCATCGCTGAGGGCTGCGTCCAGGCTGGTTGCGCCTTGCTGGGCGGCGAGACCGCGGAGCACCCCGGCGTGATGGAAGAGGGCGACTACGACGTCTCCGCCACCGCCGTCGGCGTGGTGGAAGCGGATGAGCTGTTGGGGCCGGACAAGGTCCGCGAGGGCGATGCCATCATCGCTATGGACTCGTCCGGTCTGCACTCAAACGGCTACTCACTGGCCCGCCACGTGCTCCTGGACACGCTGAAGCTGCCGCTGGACGGTTACATGGAAGAACTCGGGCGCACCCTCGGTGAGGAGCTGTTGGAACCGACCCGCATTTACGCGCAGGATTGCTTGGCGCTGGCCGCCGAGTGCGAGGTGTCTACGTTCTGCCACGTCACCGGCGGCGGGCTGGCCGGAAACCTCGAGCGCGTGATCCCGGAGGGCCTCGTGGCTGACGTGCAGCGTTCCACTTGGACGCCGGGGCAGATCTTCCGCACCATCGCCTCGCTGGGCAAGGTGGAGCTGGCCGAGATGGAGAAGACGTTCAACATGGGCGTCGGCATGATCGCCGTGGTGTCGCAGAAGGATAAGGATCGCGCCTTGGCTATGCTGACCGCCCGCCACCTGGAAGCGTGGGAACTCGGCGAGGTCCGCGCCGCCGAGGACTCGGACAACGCCCGCGTAGTCATGCACGGCGAGCACCCGAACTTCTAG
- a CDS encoding ABC transporter ATP-binding protein produces MDFLRLIFSRSHQYRGALVAIVVLQTISTIATLYLPSLNARIIDEGVSRGDVPFIWRMGGIMLAVAFVQVISACIAVWFGARTSMGTGRDIRRDVFARVTSFSAEDTGHFGAGTLITRGTNDVQQVQMTYMMMLNFMVQTPIMMVGGVIMAIKEDPGMSWLVLVSVLVLLAAVGVLIAMLMPLFQGQQSNIDAINSVLREQLAGIRVVRAFTREEHETARFETANAELTRLSVKIGNLFVLLFPVIMLILNLATGAVMWFGGHRVDAGDVEVGALTAFLQYLLQILAAVMMGAFMAMMLPRALVCAKRITEVLQREPAIVEPTTPIIPEREAGVVEFDHVTFTYPGAEEPVLKDITFTAEPGRTTAIIGSTGAGKTTLLGLIPRLYTASAGTVRLDGVDVTDMAHRDVVKRVSLVPQKPYLFSGTVRSNLAYANPQATEEDMWAALRTAQASFVTDLDMPISQGGTNVSGGQRQRLSIARMLVARPKVYLFDDSFSALDMSTDAKLRAALKPVVADATMIVVAQRVSSIMDADDILVMEAGEIIARGTHEELLHTSPTYRDIVSSQVDSQLEAQEN; encoded by the coding sequence ATGGATTTCCTCCGGCTCATCTTTAGCCGCTCTCACCAGTACCGGGGCGCGCTCGTGGCGATCGTAGTCTTGCAGACCATCTCCACCATCGCCACGCTCTACCTCCCCTCGCTCAACGCCCGCATCATCGACGAGGGTGTGTCACGTGGCGACGTCCCGTTTATCTGGCGCATGGGCGGCATCATGCTGGCCGTGGCCTTCGTCCAGGTCATCTCCGCCTGCATCGCGGTGTGGTTCGGCGCCCGCACCTCGATGGGCACTGGCCGCGACATTCGGCGCGACGTATTCGCCCGCGTCACGTCCTTCTCCGCGGAGGACACCGGCCACTTCGGCGCCGGCACCCTCATCACCCGCGGCACCAATGACGTGCAGCAGGTCCAGATGACTTACATGATGATGCTCAACTTCATGGTGCAGACACCCATCATGATGGTGGGCGGTGTCATCATGGCGATCAAGGAAGACCCAGGCATGTCCTGGCTGGTGCTCGTCAGCGTGCTCGTGCTCTTAGCGGCAGTGGGCGTTCTCATCGCGATGCTAATGCCGCTGTTCCAAGGCCAGCAGTCCAATATTGACGCCATCAACTCCGTCCTCCGCGAGCAACTCGCGGGCATCCGAGTGGTCCGTGCATTCACCCGCGAGGAGCACGAGACCGCGCGCTTCGAGACTGCGAACGCGGAGCTCACCCGGCTGTCGGTGAAAATCGGCAACCTCTTCGTGCTGCTGTTCCCCGTCATCATGCTCATCCTCAACCTGGCCACGGGTGCCGTCATGTGGTTCGGGGGCCACCGCGTGGACGCCGGGGACGTGGAGGTCGGTGCCTTGACCGCCTTCCTGCAGTACCTCCTCCAAATCCTCGCGGCGGTCATGATGGGTGCGTTTATGGCCATGATGCTGCCGCGTGCTCTGGTCTGCGCTAAGCGCATCACCGAGGTCCTCCAGCGCGAACCGGCCATCGTGGAGCCAACCACCCCGATCATTCCGGAACGCGAAGCGGGCGTCGTGGAATTCGACCACGTCACCTTCACCTACCCCGGTGCGGAGGAACCCGTGCTCAAGGACATCACCTTCACCGCGGAGCCGGGCCGCACCACCGCCATCATCGGCTCCACCGGCGCGGGCAAAACCACGCTGCTGGGACTCATCCCGCGTCTCTACACCGCCAGCGCCGGCACGGTCCGCCTGGACGGCGTGGATGTCACGGACATGGCGCACCGCGACGTCGTCAAGCGCGTCTCCCTGGTGCCGCAGAAACCGTACCTGTTCAGCGGTACCGTGCGCTCCAACCTGGCCTATGCCAACCCCCAGGCCACCGAGGAGGACATGTGGGCAGCGCTACGCACCGCGCAAGCGAGCTTTGTCACCGACCTGGATATGCCCATCTCCCAAGGCGGCACCAACGTCTCCGGCGGCCAGCGCCAGCGCCTGTCCATCGCGCGCATGCTGGTGGCGCGGCCCAAGGTGTACCTGTTTGATGATTCCTTCTCTGCACTCGACATGTCCACGGACGCCAAGCTACGGGCCGCACTGAAGCCGGTGGTCGCTGACGCCACGATGATCGTGGTGGCCCAGCGCGTGAGTTCCATCATGGACGCGGACGACATCCTGGTCATGGAGGCCGGGGAGATCATCGCCCGCGGCACTCACGAGGAACTACTGCACACGTCCCCCACCTACCGCGACATTGTCAGTTCGCAGGTCGATTCCCAGCTGGAAGCACAGGAGAACTAG
- a CDS encoding alpha/beta hydrolase, which produces MKISYFSHNRVLSARCVGPLAVAALTAGSLCADAAGFAPAPLVAAAAAQSSITAPQDVPYGSSKYLPTIGGNKPATTGKAAHLVSKRKLRVANQGTRNDVWEFKVYSAANDMVVTNRIITPKGTTPRPSLILLPGSHGKKSQRTWDKNADLPGFFKNKEVNVVTTLAGGYSFYSDWKKDDPHIEGHSNWETYIAKELPQVLKDEFHANGKMAIGGVSMSGSASLDIASRHPQTFVAAASYSGFPVTTSPLGRFFSVGIFTWGKTNPANAWGYLDNPAWKKHDPARNVHKMAHNGTKVFVSSAGGVPGPLDKSYGLKAYADPMLAEFASDALTTEYTKRARKAGVDIYRFRRADGAHTFPVFENAMQKSWETTLRPALF; this is translated from the coding sequence ATGAAAATTAGCTACTTCTCCCATAACCGCGTCCTCTCAGCCCGCTGCGTCGGCCCGCTGGCCGTCGCCGCACTGACCGCCGGCTCCCTGTGTGCCGACGCCGCGGGATTCGCCCCGGCGCCCCTTGTCGCCGCGGCCGCCGCGCAGTCCTCGATCACGGCTCCGCAGGACGTCCCCTACGGTTCGTCGAAGTACTTGCCCACAATCGGCGGCAATAAGCCCGCGACCACCGGCAAGGCCGCCCACCTGGTATCCAAGCGCAAACTCCGCGTAGCCAACCAGGGCACCCGCAACGACGTGTGGGAATTCAAGGTGTACTCTGCGGCCAATGACATGGTGGTGACCAACAGGATCATCACCCCCAAGGGCACCACCCCGCGACCATCGCTCATCTTGCTCCCGGGTTCCCACGGCAAGAAGTCCCAGCGCACCTGGGACAAGAACGCGGATCTCCCCGGCTTCTTCAAAAACAAGGAAGTCAATGTGGTGACCACGCTCGCTGGCGGCTACTCCTTCTACTCCGACTGGAAGAAGGACGACCCCCACATCGAAGGCCACTCCAACTGGGAGACTTACATCGCCAAGGAGCTCCCGCAGGTGCTCAAGGACGAGTTCCACGCCAACGGCAAGATGGCGATAGGTGGTGTATCCATGTCCGGCTCGGCATCCCTGGATATCGCGTCGCGCCACCCGCAGACCTTCGTGGCCGCGGCGTCCTACTCCGGCTTCCCAGTGACCACCTCGCCCCTGGGCCGCTTCTTTTCTGTAGGCATCTTCACATGGGGCAAGACCAACCCCGCGAACGCCTGGGGATACCTGGATAACCCGGCGTGGAAGAAGCACGACCCGGCGCGCAACGTGCACAAGATGGCACACAACGGCACGAAGGTCTTTGTCTCTTCCGCCGGCGGTGTTCCCGGACCACTGGATAAAAGCTATGGCCTGAAGGCGTACGCGGATCCGATGCTGGCGGAGTTCGCCTCGGACGCGTTGACCACGGAATACACCAAGCGCGCCCGCAAGGCCGGGGTGGACATTTACCGCTTCCGCCGTGCTGACGGCGCACACACCTTCCCCGTCTTCGAGAACGCCATGCAGAAGTCCTGGGAGACCACGCTGCGCCCCGCACTGTTTTAG
- a CDS encoding sterol carrier family protein, with product MRKQVDPATARAAVLAVADWVRDPEGVDKPGRAARADAVRMTARLLEKDAPGHSVELRVPPFVAVHLIDGPAHTRGTPPNVVEMDPLTWLRLATGIDDFETATKDGRVDASGTRAALVAGLLPVIPLH from the coding sequence ATGAGAAAACAAGTTGACCCGGCGACAGCGCGCGCCGCCGTGCTCGCCGTGGCGGACTGGGTGCGCGACCCAGAGGGCGTCGACAAGCCTGGGCGCGCGGCACGTGCCGACGCCGTGCGGATGACGGCCCGGCTGCTGGAAAAGGATGCCCCAGGGCACTCAGTCGAGCTACGGGTGCCCCCATTTGTTGCCGTTCACCTCATCGATGGCCCCGCCCACACCCGCGGAACCCCTCCGAATGTGGTGGAAATGGATCCGCTGACCTGGCTGCGGCTGGCCACCGGTATCGATGACTTTGAGACGGCCACCAAGGACGGCCGGGTGGACGCCTCCGGAACCCGCGCCGCACTGGTCGCGGGCCTCCTGCCGGTGATTCCCCTGCACTAA
- a CDS encoding acyl-CoA thioesterase: MPNTPQLQEHLKKPNITLRFMATPTDQLLAGAQGIGGGRVLEWIDKAAYACAVQWSGKYCVTAYVGHIHFTRPIPSGHLVEVRSRIAMTGRSSMHIVNEVLSADPRDGIFTRACDCLVIFVAKDQETGRPTPVPSFVPETDEHARVAEAAESRIELRKAIEAEMEKQDYDAPSEAPRLINRFLAKPTDVNWGGNVHGGTAMEWIDEAGTACTMEWSGEQTVAVYAGGIRFYQPIHIGDLIEVDARMMRTDERSMQMSIHVRSGDPRGGRDALKTAIHATVSYMAMDRDWRPVGARQFTPKLEGDITLAEHAQVLRELRGKYSPKPLVVAPRNQHLD, translated from the coding sequence ATGCCTAATACCCCGCAGTTGCAAGAGCACCTCAAGAAACCGAATATCACCCTGCGTTTCATGGCCACGCCCACCGATCAGTTGCTGGCCGGCGCACAGGGGATCGGCGGCGGACGCGTTTTGGAATGGATCGATAAGGCAGCGTACGCCTGCGCGGTACAGTGGTCCGGCAAGTACTGCGTGACCGCCTATGTGGGGCATATTCACTTCACTCGCCCGATCCCTTCCGGCCACCTGGTGGAGGTACGCTCGCGCATCGCGATGACGGGGCGTTCCTCCATGCACATCGTCAACGAGGTCCTCTCGGCCGACCCCCGCGACGGCATCTTCACCCGCGCCTGTGACTGCCTGGTGATCTTCGTGGCCAAAGACCAGGAAACAGGGCGGCCGACCCCGGTGCCTTCCTTCGTTCCGGAGACGGACGAACACGCGCGCGTGGCGGAGGCCGCGGAGTCACGCATTGAACTGCGCAAGGCCATCGAGGCGGAAATGGAAAAGCAGGATTACGACGCCCCGTCGGAGGCCCCGCGGCTCATCAACCGCTTCCTGGCCAAGCCCACGGACGTCAATTGGGGCGGCAACGTGCACGGCGGCACCGCCATGGAGTGGATCGACGAGGCCGGCACCGCCTGCACCATGGAGTGGTCCGGCGAGCAGACCGTCGCGGTGTATGCCGGCGGCATCCGCTTCTACCAGCCCATCCACATCGGCGATCTCATCGAGGTGGATGCACGCATGATGCGCACCGACGAGCGCTCGATGCAGATGTCCATCCACGTGCGCTCTGGTGATCCGCGCGGCGGCCGCGACGCGCTGAAAACCGCCATCCACGCCACCGTGTCGTACATGGCGATGGACCGCGACTGGCGGCCGGTCGGGGCGCGGCAGTTCACCCCGAAGCTCGAGGGCGATATCACGCTCGCCGAGCACGCGCAGGTACTCCGCGAGCTGCGCGGCAAGTACTCACCCAAGCCGCTGGTCGTGGCGCCACGCAACCAGCACCTGGACTAG
- the trhA gene encoding PAQR family membrane homeostasis protein TrhA — protein MQSSESPQMVQYTFWTVNRGPRPVTRGWVHVGGAAVSIFASTALITVAWMALEWWHALGVTVYGVGLTALFTVSALYHRFPWTSADTVRLWRRADHAMIAVFIAATYTPLCLLVFPPDQAAWILSIAWIGALGGVFLNMVWIEHPRWLDVVVYLALGWLILPLIPSLWNNASPAVVWLLFAGGVIYTLGAVMYGAKWPGREARYFGYHEYFHAATVIAGIVHFIAVCLVIAEASAPARALLDG, from the coding sequence ATGCAGAGCAGCGAATCCCCGCAGATGGTGCAGTACACGTTCTGGACCGTCAACCGCGGTCCCCGGCCGGTGACCCGCGGTTGGGTACACGTGGGCGGCGCCGCCGTGTCCATCTTCGCCTCCACCGCGCTTATCACCGTGGCGTGGATGGCGCTGGAGTGGTGGCACGCGCTCGGCGTGACGGTGTACGGGGTGGGGCTCACCGCGCTGTTTACCGTCTCCGCGCTTTATCACCGCTTCCCCTGGACCTCGGCGGACACCGTGCGCCTGTGGCGGCGCGCGGACCATGCGATGATCGCCGTATTCATCGCGGCGACGTACACCCCGCTGTGCTTGCTCGTCTTTCCACCTGATCAGGCGGCCTGGATACTGAGTATCGCCTGGATCGGGGCGCTGGGTGGGGTATTCCTCAACATGGTGTGGATCGAGCATCCCCGCTGGCTCGACGTGGTGGTGTACCTGGCGCTGGGCTGGCTCATCCTGCCTCTCATCCCGAGCCTGTGGAACAACGCCAGCCCCGCGGTGGTGTGGCTGTTGTTCGCCGGCGGAGTTATCTACACCCTGGGCGCTGTCATGTACGGCGCGAAGTGGCCGGGCCGCGAGGCCCGCTACTTTGGCTACCACGAATACTTCCACGCGGCCACGGTTATCGCGGGGATCGTGCACTTCATCGCCGTGTGCCTGGTGATCGCCGAGGCCTCGGCGCCCGCACGTGCGCTTCTCGACGGCTAG